From Proteiniborus sp. DW1, one genomic window encodes:
- a CDS encoding spore coat protein, with amino-acid sequence MYIDKHLTEKDLLTDLIYSERQISHSYDNTIMESSCLELRQMLLKCQSNIRQIQSTILDAAEIRNWSNGKLISEKEIEHLATKFR; translated from the coding sequence TTGTACATAGATAAGCACCTTACTGAAAAAGATTTATTGACTGATCTTATTTACTCTGAAAGGCAAATATCACATTCCTATGATAACACTATAATGGAATCTTCATGTTTAGAACTTAGACAAATGCTATTAAAATGCCAGTCAAATATCAGACAAATACAATCTACTATCCTTGATGCAGCTGAAATCAGAAATTGGAGCAATGGTAAATTAATTAGTGAAAAAGAAATAGAACATTTAGCTACCAAGTTTAGATAA
- the guaB gene encoding IMP dehydrogenase: protein MEKFLGEGLTFDDVLLVPAKSEVLPKDVRTRTNLTKRIKLNIPIMSAGMDTVTDSRMAIAMAREGGIGIIHKNMSIEKQALEVDRVKRSEHGVITDPFYLSPDHILADALELMERYRISGVPIVDTNMKLVGIITNRDIRFETDASKKIYDVMTKDNLIVAEPDITLEEAQERLKAHKIEKLPLVDANNILVGLITIKDIEKKIEFPNSATDKTGRLLAGAAVGVTGDVLDRVAALVKAKVDVVVVDTAHGHSKGVIETVTKIKREYPDLQIIAGNVATGEATEDLIKAGADAIKVGIGPGSICTTRVVAGVGVPQITAIYNCAQVAKKYGIPIIGDGGIKYSGDIVKAIAAGADVVMIGSMIAGTDESPGEMELYEGRRFKVYRGMGSLGAMAAGSKDRYFQENSKKLVPEGIEGRVPYRGPLSDVTYQLIGGLKAGMGYCGAATIEDLKEKGQFIKITNAGLLESHPHDVQITKEAPNYSKVY, encoded by the coding sequence ATGGAAAAGTTTTTAGGAGAAGGATTAACATTTGATGATGTGCTATTGGTTCCGGCAAAATCAGAAGTGCTTCCTAAGGATGTGCGCACAAGGACAAACCTTACAAAAAGGATTAAACTAAACATACCAATTATGAGTGCAGGGATGGATACAGTAACTGATTCAAGGATGGCAATAGCAATGGCTAGAGAAGGCGGCATAGGAATCATTCATAAAAATATGTCCATAGAAAAGCAGGCATTGGAAGTCGATAGAGTAAAGAGATCAGAGCATGGAGTAATAACAGACCCGTTTTATTTATCACCAGATCATATATTAGCAGATGCACTTGAGCTAATGGAAAGGTATAGAATATCTGGAGTACCAATTGTAGATACAAATATGAAGCTAGTAGGCATAATAACCAATAGGGATATAAGATTTGAAACTGATGCCTCAAAAAAAATATATGATGTAATGACAAAAGATAATCTGATTGTTGCAGAGCCTGACATAACTTTAGAAGAAGCACAAGAAAGGTTGAAGGCACACAAAATAGAAAAGCTTCCTTTAGTAGATGCCAATAATATCCTAGTAGGGCTTATTACTATAAAGGATATCGAAAAGAAAATAGAATTTCCTAATTCTGCGACAGATAAAACTGGTAGACTTTTAGCGGGCGCAGCAGTAGGGGTTACAGGAGATGTACTAGATAGGGTAGCAGCATTAGTAAAGGCTAAGGTTGACGTAGTAGTCGTAGATACAGCTCATGGACATTCAAAGGGAGTTATAGAAACAGTTACCAAGATAAAAAGAGAGTATCCAGATTTACAGATAATTGCAGGAAATGTGGCTACAGGAGAAGCAACAGAAGACCTCATAAAAGCAGGAGCAGATGCAATAAAGGTAGGAATAGGTCCTGGTTCTATATGTACTACAAGAGTAGTTGCAGGGGTTGGAGTACCACAAATTACAGCTATATATAACTGTGCACAGGTTGCAAAAAAATATGGTATACCTATAATAGGAGATGGAGGAATAAAGTATTCAGGAGATATAGTAAAAGCAATAGCAGCAGGTGCTGACGTAGTCATGATTGGTTCAATGATTGCAGGTACGGATGAAAGCCCAGGAGAAATGGAACTTTATGAAGGCAGAAGATTTAAAGTCTATAGAGGTATGGGTTCTCTTGGAGCAATGGCTGCTGGCAGTAAAGATAGATACTTTCAAGAGAATAGTAAAAAGCTTGTACCAGAAGGAATTGAAGGAAGAGTTCCTTATAGAGGGCCACTTAGTGATGTGACTTATCAATTAATAGGGGGACTAAAGGCTGGCATGGGATATTGTGGTGCTGCAACTATTGAAGATTTAAAAGAGAAGGGGCAATTTATTAAAATAACTAATGCCGGATTACTTGAAAGCCACCCGCATGATGTTCAAATCACTAAAGAAGCTCCAAACTATAGTAAGGTTTACTAA
- a CDS encoding Fic family protein: MTLYEKIDLYKLAIDEKRPFEGHLLHEIKNYYRIGLTWSSNALEGNTLTLSETKILLEDGLTVGGKPLRDTFEALGHAKAYDFMFSLLNSYQITEEDALTMHRMFYTGIDVGAAGKYRDRPVFITGSKYEVCSVEQIEEEMTKLFQWACSERNKYHPVEFAAQLHKRFVFIHPFIDGNGRVARLLMNTALIQDGYMLAIIPPVLRHEYISLLERAHEDDQPFMDFIAERVLESEKEIMRLLHIPLSKLP; encoded by the coding sequence ATGACTTTATATGAAAAAATCGACCTCTACAAGCTGGCCATTGATGAAAAGCGTCCCTTTGAAGGCCATTTACTTCATGAAATTAAAAACTACTACCGGATAGGCCTTACATGGTCCAGCAATGCTCTTGAAGGGAACACCCTCACATTAAGTGAAACAAAGATCCTCCTGGAAGACGGACTGACTGTCGGAGGAAAGCCTCTTCGAGATACATTCGAAGCCCTGGGGCATGCAAAGGCTTATGATTTCATGTTTTCATTGCTTAATAGCTACCAAATAACCGAAGAAGACGCCCTTACAATGCACCGAATGTTTTATACAGGTATTGATGTCGGGGCAGCGGGAAAATACCGCGATCGCCCGGTCTTTATAACCGGCTCAAAATATGAAGTATGCTCAGTAGAGCAGATAGAAGAGGAAATGACAAAGTTATTCCAGTGGGCATGCTCTGAGCGTAATAAGTACCATCCGGTTGAATTTGCCGCCCAGCTGCATAAGCGGTTTGTATTTATTCATCCTTTCATAGATGGGAACGGGAGAGTTGCCAGGTTGCTTATGAATACAGCGCTTATTCAGGACGGTTATATGCTGGCCATAATTCCACCAGTCTTGCGACATGAGTATATTAGCTTGCTGGAGCGGGCTCATGAAGATGATCAACCTTTTATGGACTTTATTGCAGAACGAGTTCTTGAGTCGGAGAAGGAGATCATGCGCCTACTGCATATCCCACTTTCTAAACTGCCATAA
- a CDS encoding zinc ribbon domain-containing protein, with protein MSNNDIFKCTACGKSFSVTISNAGYPGVKDRESINCPWCGAENGSKVTSGIITTRKVITEDGVNQ; from the coding sequence TTGTCAAATAATGATATATTCAAGTGCACAGCCTGTGGAAAAAGCTTCTCTGTAACCATATCAAACGCAGGATATCCCGGCGTAAAAGATCGAGAAAGCATAAATTGTCCCTGGTGTGGTGCTGAAAATGGCAGCAAGGTAACAAGCGGCATTATTACTACACGGAAAGTAATTACGGAGGACGGTGTTAATCAATGA
- a CDS encoding helix-turn-helix domain-containing protein, producing the protein MSVSEQLKILCVKLGISVSELGRMSGRSPQAFNQKMKRETFTVDELKKIAEAASCKYEGSFILPSGEKVTY; encoded by the coding sequence ATGTCAGTGTCTGAACAGCTGAAAATTCTATGTGTGAAGCTTGGAATAAGTGTCTCCGAACTCGGAAGGATGTCCGGTAGGAGTCCACAGGCATTTAATCAAAAGATGAAGCGGGAAACTTTCACTGTAGACGAATTAAAGAAAATTGCCGAAGCTGCCAGTTGTAAATACGAAGGCTCTTTTATACTGCCATCTGGCGAGAAGGTCACATACTAA
- a CDS encoding GntR family transcriptional regulator — protein MKVINKESRIPLYYQLMDIIIEMIEEGYLSENDQLPSERELCETYSVSRSTVRQAIQELEKEGYIYREHGKGTFVSPEKFKQDLLSFYSFTDEMKKIGKTPSSQVLDFKVIKCSDELAKKMNLASGDEVYMFTRLRLADNEPMMLETSYVPCDRFPGLTKEQLEQNAMYEIFTKKYNAVFTCAEEIFQSVLTREDEAVLLLYRTGLPAMMIERITHENDMIIEYTKGIARGDRFKYHVLLKK, from the coding sequence ATGAAAGTCATAAATAAAGAAAGTAGAATACCATTATATTATCAGCTAATGGATATAATTATCGAAATGATAGAAGAAGGATATTTATCTGAAAATGATCAGTTGCCTTCAGAAAGAGAGCTATGTGAAACTTATAGTGTTAGTAGATCTACAGTGAGACAAGCTATACAAGAACTAGAAAAAGAAGGATATATATACAGGGAGCATGGGAAGGGAACCTTTGTTTCTCCTGAAAAATTTAAGCAAGACTTACTAAGCTTTTATAGCTTTACTGATGAGATGAAAAAGATTGGAAAAACACCTTCTTCTCAGGTTCTTGACTTCAAGGTAATAAAGTGTAGTGACGAACTAGCAAAAAAAATGAACCTAGCTTCAGGTGACGAAGTATACATGTTTACAAGGCTAAGGCTTGCTGATAATGAACCAATGATGCTTGAAACAAGTTATGTGCCTTGTGACAGATTTCCAGGCTTGACAAAGGAACAATTAGAACAAAATGCCATGTATGAAATATTTACTAAAAAATACAATGCAGTCTTTACCTGTGCAGAAGAAATATTTCAATCAGTATTGACTAGAGAAGATGAAGCTGTACTACTTTTATATCGTACTGGATTACCTGCAATGATGATAGAAAGAATAACACATGAAAATGACATGATAATCGAATATACAAAGGGAATTGCAAGAGGAGATAGGTTCAAATATCATGTATTACTAAAGAAATAA
- a CDS encoding SIS domain-containing protein — protein MFGLSEEKWKALNGLNTASEIYQQPKLWLETLKIIESNKDNISRFINERLEKEKIRVIFTGAGTSAYVGEIVVPYLNKKEGNTYESIPTTDIVTNPKSYFKKDIPTLLISFARSGNSPESVAAYELANKLVDDISHIFITCNADGKLAQISREKENVFLLLMPDKSNDLGFAMTSSFSCMTLAASLIFDMENFEANKKQVLEIGSIAEYILDNKYEDLNKILDYDNKRVVYLGSGSFYGIAKESALKLLELTRGQIVSHNESVLGFRHGPKSIVDDNTLILLYCSLDEYAKKYDIDLLNEIYNDVGDHKIISISRDYDEKIKEISDYQLYLSKDSIEINNEVFISLLYVLYAQVFALLYSVKTGVEPDNPNPSGLVNRVVKGVTIYDYIM, from the coding sequence ATGTTTGGACTAAGTGAAGAAAAATGGAAAGCTTTAAATGGGCTAAATACTGCTAGTGAAATATACCAGCAGCCTAAGCTTTGGTTAGAAACCTTGAAAATAATTGAAAGTAATAAGGACAATATAAGCAGATTTATTAATGAAAGATTAGAAAAAGAAAAGATTAGGGTTATATTTACAGGTGCTGGTACATCGGCATATGTAGGAGAAATAGTGGTTCCTTACTTAAATAAAAAAGAAGGTAATACATATGAGTCTATTCCTACGACAGATATAGTTACTAATCCTAAGTCATATTTTAAAAAAGATATTCCCACATTACTAATATCATTTGCTCGCTCTGGAAACAGTCCTGAAAGCGTTGCAGCATATGAATTAGCAAACAAGCTAGTTGACGATATAAGTCATATATTTATTACATGCAATGCAGATGGTAAATTAGCTCAAATATCTAGAGAAAAAGAAAACGTATTCTTACTGCTAATGCCAGATAAATCTAATGATTTAGGATTTGCAATGACTAGTAGTTTTTCTTGTATGACTTTAGCCGCTTCATTAATTTTTGACATGGAGAACTTTGAAGCGAATAAAAAGCAAGTATTAGAAATAGGGTCAATAGCTGAATACATACTAGATAATAAGTATGAAGATTTGAATAAGATACTAGACTATGACAATAAAAGGGTTGTATATCTAGGTTCAGGTAGCTTTTATGGAATAGCAAAAGAAAGTGCATTGAAGTTATTAGAACTAACAAGGGGACAGATTGTTTCACATAATGAAAGTGTTCTAGGTTTTAGACATGGTCCTAAGTCAATAGTAGATGATAATACCTTAATACTGTTATATTGCTCCTTAGATGAATACGCAAAAAAATATGATATAGACTTACTAAATGAAATCTATAATGATGTGGGAGACCACAAGATAATATCAATTTCAAGGGATTATGACGAAAAGATTAAAGAAATATCAGATTACCAGCTATATCTAAGCAAAGATTCTATAGAAATAAACAATGAAGTTTTTATATCATTACTTTATGTATTATATGCGCAGGTTTTTGCTTTACTATACTCAGTAAAAACAGGAGTAGAGCCTGATAATCCTAATCCAAGTGGATTGGTTAATAGGGTTGTAAAGGGCGTAACAATCTATGAT